One stretch of Dokdonia sp. Hel_I_53 DNA includes these proteins:
- a CDS encoding type IX secretion system membrane protein PorP/SprF: MKIKIFIIAAFCSFSTFAQQEPQYTQYMYNMGVVNPAYMINEPGLIRVGSLYRSQWVGLDGAPKTANVFGNIPLNERLELGINYVNDQIGNILTQNYVNANFAYRINVGKTTNLSFGLKLGLDNLSLDFTDQGLQGDDSFQNGQKNSIDIGAGLFLFDRNYYLGLSSPNVIPYEIESGTQDILYKKTPTLYFMGGYVYEVSDMLKVKPSTVVKWISGSPLTFDLSLNALYADRFELGVSYRHQDAIAALAGFNITQDLKIGYSYDFNTSDLNSFNNGSHEVFLIYAFDILGLQKRYISPRFY, translated from the coding sequence ATGAAAATTAAGATATTTATAATCGCGGCATTTTGTAGTTTTTCTACGTTTGCCCAGCAAGAACCGCAGTACACACAATATATGTATAACATGGGGGTAGTAAACCCAGCATATATGATTAATGAGCCTGGTTTAATAAGAGTAGGAAGCCTTTATCGATCTCAGTGGGTAGGCTTAGATGGCGCTCCAAAAACAGCAAACGTTTTTGGAAACATCCCTCTTAATGAACGTTTAGAATTAGGCATAAATTATGTAAACGATCAGATAGGAAATATACTTACACAAAATTATGTAAATGCAAATTTTGCGTATCGCATTAATGTAGGTAAAACTACAAATCTATCTTTTGGGTTAAAATTAGGTCTTGATAACCTCAGTCTAGACTTTACAGACCAAGGCCTGCAAGGAGATGATAGTTTCCAAAATGGACAGAAAAACTCTATAGATATTGGAGCAGGACTATTCTTATTTGATAGAAACTACTATTTAGGATTAAGCTCCCCTAATGTTATCCCTTATGAAATAGAATCTGGAACACAAGATATTTTGTACAAGAAGACTCCTACACTATACTTTATGGGGGGCTATGTTTATGAAGTGAGCGATATGCTTAAGGTTAAACCATCGACTGTTGTAAAGTGGATTAGTGGTTCACCGCTTACATTCGACTTATCTCTTAACGCTTTATATGCAGATAGATTTGAACTAGGAGTGTCATATAGACATCAAGATGCTATAGCAGCACTTGCAGGGTTTAATATTACTCAAGATTTAAAAATAGGGTATAGTTACGATTTTAATACGAGTGATCTAAATAGTTTCAATAACGGTAGTCACGAGGTTTTCCTTATATACGCTTTTGATATATTAGGGTTACAAAAACGTTACATATCTCCAAGATTTTATTAA
- a CDS encoding OmpA family protein, which translates to MKKIFTIFLVVSMVSNAIAQLQRADRYYNVGDFASAAENYTIAFENENHKEILTKLISSYYLSQDYANALTYLKLLVGGRFLEGDKSYDNNYNFIMYDVLNVKGNIKEAVDYLELYHNNGGRPFDKEKALQILKELEGTNSAFKIVKSNLSSESDDFGAVRVGDSIFFVSDRPSENVLSNLFGKRFKTTQRPFLDIYGVRVNDKNEFADEPVLLSKAINSKLHDGNFCFNSEGSEMFISRSAFSEGDTDRIFDEEGTNRVHLYKSVRIDGIWREAERLPFVRDEFSYMHPSLTRDGRRLYFSSDMDGGLGGFDIYYVMISLDGSYGTPVNLGPTINTTQRDQFPYVSGTGDLYYSTNGRVGLGMLDVFVAPLTVKGFTEPINLGAPINSKYDDFSFSYYKDNNGLVATSRNGTNDDIYSFIQNGDFIKREFNTLFEIRDAVTNELIPNAKIRIEGYQGKEIYNESKEAPSAFNIPLAVDDYTFIGSGDNYPETRMKIEVRGNTNEPYVFKVDRIFTEEELRIIDEKNLAKDLKEKDPSRFELLTDTIGPEVIEKDGRLYIDVAPIYFDFDLSVIREDSEKVLDELAKKLLKYEKIKLKIESHTDSRGPAAYNLPLSERRAKSTFDYLVSKGVNPSRLEYKGFGSSDPVVKCAAGECTDEQYQLNRRSEFEITGY; encoded by the coding sequence ATGAAAAAAATTTTTACAATATTTCTGGTTGTTTCTATGGTATCAAATGCTATAGCACAACTTCAACGAGCAGATCGATATTATAATGTTGGGGATTTTGCTAGTGCAGCAGAGAACTATACAATTGCATTTGAAAATGAAAATCATAAAGAGATTCTTACAAAGCTTATTTCTAGTTATTATTTAAGTCAAGACTATGCAAATGCCTTGACATATTTAAAACTTCTTGTAGGAGGTCGTTTTTTAGAAGGTGACAAATCATATGATAATAACTACAATTTTATCATGTATGATGTTCTTAATGTAAAAGGGAACATCAAAGAGGCGGTTGATTATTTAGAGTTATATCATAATAATGGTGGACGACCTTTTGATAAAGAAAAAGCCTTACAGATACTAAAAGAACTAGAAGGTACCAACTCAGCCTTTAAAATAGTTAAAAGCAATTTAAGCTCTGAGTCTGATGATTTTGGAGCTGTAAGAGTAGGTGATAGCATATTTTTTGTTTCAGATAGACCTAGTGAAAATGTTTTAAGTAATTTATTTGGCAAGCGTTTTAAAACAACACAACGCCCCTTTTTAGATATTTATGGAGTACGTGTAAATGATAAAAATGAATTTGCAGATGAGCCTGTTTTATTATCTAAAGCTATTAATTCTAAATTACACGATGGAAACTTTTGCTTTAATTCTGAAGGTTCAGAAATGTTTATCTCTCGTAGTGCATTCAGTGAGGGTGATACAGATCGAATATTTGACGAAGAAGGAACAAATCGCGTTCACTTGTATAAAAGTGTTCGTATCGATGGTATTTGGAGAGAGGCAGAGCGCTTACCATTTGTAAGAGATGAATTCTCTTATATGCACCCATCACTTACGAGGGATGGTAGACGTTTATATTTCTCATCAGATATGGATGGGGGCCTTGGAGGTTTTGATATTTATTATGTAATGATTAGCCTTGATGGATCTTATGGAACACCTGTTAATCTAGGCCCTACAATTAATACAACTCAAAGAGATCAATTTCCCTATGTTTCTGGAACTGGAGATCTTTATTATTCAACAAATGGTCGTGTAGGTCTTGGTATGTTAGATGTTTTTGTGGCGCCACTTACCGTCAAAGGCTTTACAGAACCTATAAATTTGGGAGCACCTATAAACTCAAAGTATGACGATTTTAGTTTTTCTTATTATAAAGATAATAACGGTTTAGTAGCTACTAGTCGTAATGGAACAAATGATGACATATATAGCTTTATTCAAAACGGAGATTTTATTAAAAGAGAATTCAATACATTATTTGAAATACGTGACGCTGTAACAAATGAATTAATTCCTAATGCCAAAATAAGAATTGAAGGATACCAAGGGAAAGAAATTTATAATGAAAGTAAAGAGGCTCCATCAGCATTTAATATTCCACTCGCTGTAGATGACTATACATTTATTGGTTCTGGAGATAATTATCCAGAAACTAGGATGAAAATTGAAGTACGCGGAAATACTAATGAACCCTACGTGTTCAAAGTAGATAGAATCTTTACAGAAGAAGAACTACGAATAATCGATGAGAAAAACTTAGCAAAGGATCTCAAAGAAAAAGATCCAAGTCGTTTTGAACTTCTAACAGATACAATAGGACCAGAGGTCATAGAAAAAGATGGAAGATTATATATAGATGTCGCACCTATCTATTTTGACTTTGATTTATCAGTTATTAGAGAGGATTCAGAAAAAGTACTAGATGAGTTGGCAAAGAAGCTATTAAAGTATGAAAAGATAAAACTTAAAATTGAGTCACATACAGATAGTCGTGGCCCAGCAGCGTATAACTTACCACTCTCAGAAAGACGTGCTAAGTCAACTTTTGATTACCTAGTAAGCAAAGGTGTAAATCCGTCTCGTTTAGAATACAAAGGCTTCGGCAGTTCAGATCCTGTAGTTAAATGTGCCGCTGGAGAATGTACTGATGAGCAATATCAATTAAATAGGCGAAGTGAATTTGAAATTACAGGTTATTAA
- a CDS encoding ABC1 kinase family protein: protein MKTIDHIPTSKLQRASKLVSTGVKVGANYAKYYGKKVVNPSLSKEELNEANAEDIYDGLKNLKGSALKVAQMLSMEKNIMPRAYVEKFSLSQFSVPPLSAPLVRKTFKKYLGNYPEDLFDTFAAQSVNAASIGQVHQATLDGKKLAVKIQYPGVASSISSDLALVKPIAKKMFNLQGEGKEKYFKEVEEKLLEETNYHLELEQSIAMAKDCSVIPNIKFPEYYPELSSERILTMDWMDGEHLSEFAARNNDQVKTNNLGQALWDFYMFQIHVLHRVHADPHPGNFMVSKLGELIAIDFGCIKHIPKEFYIPYFELADPKNINNSVIFEKKLYELEILREDDSPKNVKFFSELFHEMLSLFTQPMQQETFDFNDNDFFDKIGKLSEKYSRDTEIRKMNGNRGSKHFLYINRTFFGLYNLMHDLGASITVNNFKNYTPKNWVA, encoded by the coding sequence ATGAAAACGATAGACCACATACCAACATCTAAACTACAAAGAGCATCAAAGCTCGTCTCAACTGGGGTTAAAGTTGGAGCAAATTATGCAAAATATTATGGGAAGAAAGTGGTCAATCCATCCCTTTCTAAAGAAGAACTCAATGAAGCTAATGCAGAAGATATTTATGATGGATTAAAAAATCTAAAAGGAAGCGCTCTTAAAGTTGCTCAAATGTTAAGTATGGAGAAAAACATTATGCCAAGAGCATATGTTGAAAAATTCTCACTTTCTCAATTTTCTGTTCCTCCGCTCTCTGCTCCATTAGTGAGAAAAACATTTAAAAAATATTTGGGTAACTACCCAGAAGATCTATTTGATACGTTTGCGGCTCAAAGCGTAAATGCTGCTAGTATAGGCCAGGTTCATCAGGCCACACTGGATGGGAAAAAACTTGCTGTGAAAATTCAATATCCTGGAGTCGCAAGCAGTATCAGTAGTGACCTCGCACTAGTAAAACCCATAGCAAAAAAAATGTTTAATTTACAAGGAGAAGGGAAAGAAAAGTATTTTAAAGAGGTAGAAGAAAAATTATTAGAAGAAACAAATTACCATCTTGAGCTTGAACAAAGCATCGCAATGGCAAAAGATTGTTCAGTGATACCCAATATTAAATTTCCAGAGTATTATCCAGAGTTGTCTAGCGAACGAATTTTAACAATGGACTGGATGGATGGAGAGCACCTCAGTGAATTTGCCGCTCGTAACAATGATCAAGTAAAAACTAATAATTTAGGTCAAGCACTATGGGATTTTTATATGTTTCAAATACATGTGCTTCATAGAGTTCACGCAGATCCACATCCAGGTAACTTTATGGTGAGTAAACTAGGAGAACTTATCGCGATCGATTTTGGATGTATTAAACATATTCCTAAAGAATTTTATATACCATATTTTGAACTAGCAGATCCAAAAAACATTAATAACTCAGTCATTTTTGAAAAAAAATTATACGAGTTGGAAATTCTCAGAGAAGATGATTCCCCCAAAAATGTAAAATTCTTCTCTGAGCTTTTCCATGAAATGCTAAGTTTATTTACACAGCCTATGCAACAGGAAACATTTGATTTTAATGACAATGATTTTTTTGACAAGATCGGTAAACTAAGTGAAAAATATAGCAGGGATACAGAGATACGTAAGATGAATGGAAACCGCGGTAGCAAACATTTTTTATACATAAACAGAACGTTCTTTGGCCTTTATAATTTGATGCACGACTTAGGTGCTTCAATCACTGTAAATAATTTTAAGAATTACACCCCTAAAAATTGGGTAGCATAA
- a CDS encoding TetR family transcriptional regulator C-terminal domain-containing protein, whose amino-acid sequence MATVKKKTAKSTKSKKKEVTNAFLIEKYMDYVLEHGAEPLTVYRFCKDNAIEETDFYNHFGSFENLKMGIWTAFHTNTLRVLKNTPGFEEYPNKEKMLSYFFTFFEILTANRSYVLFALDEHKSMLRKMNQLKKLRDELKAFAASLIEMSNDDKNYKISKNPVRLFSEGAWVQFLFLLKYWIQDNSPSFEKTDVAIEKSVKAIFDVFETTPLESIIDFGKFLVKEKFSTNR is encoded by the coding sequence ATGGCAACTGTAAAAAAAAAGACAGCAAAAAGCACTAAATCCAAGAAAAAAGAAGTTACAAATGCTTTTCTGATAGAAAAGTATATGGACTATGTCTTAGAGCACGGAGCAGAGCCACTTACAGTTTATAGATTTTGTAAAGACAATGCAATTGAGGAAACAGATTTCTATAATCATTTTGGATCCTTTGAAAATCTTAAAATGGGTATTTGGACTGCGTTTCACACCAATACGCTTAGGGTTTTAAAGAACACGCCAGGTTTTGAAGAATACCCAAATAAGGAAAAAATGCTTTCTTATTTCTTTACTTTTTTTGAAATATTAACTGCTAACAGAAGCTATGTGCTTTTTGCTCTAGATGAGCATAAAAGCATGCTTAGAAAAATGAATCAACTTAAGAAATTGCGCGATGAATTAAAAGCATTTGCCGCCTCCCTTATAGAAATGTCAAATGATGATAAAAATTATAAAATTTCTAAAAATCCTGTCCGTCTATTTAGTGAAGGAGCTTGGGTTCAATTTTTATTTTTATTGAAATATTGGATACAAGACAATTCACCTTCTTTTGAAAAAACAGATGTTGCCATAGAAAAATCTGTAAAAGCCATATTTGATGTTTTTGAAACAACACCCTTAGAAAGTATTATTGACTTTGGAAAGTTTCTAGTAAAAGAAAAATTTTCAACAAACCGTTGA
- a CDS encoding gliding motility-associated C-terminal domain-containing protein, which translates to MGKLYFFLILLLITSVTSYSQCAEEVTYVVCDMTTVDDDGDSIPDGIINLYEELSAITGTTINDTDGMFLDPDFNFALDPGGNGDLYLWNLDNSSEFESSYQFQFLDSSSGCPDDIRYLFNIVLGPFAGTPTPQSGSSSANITVCEAGLIDFDLFQVFESNPAPHENGVWAFIGNDGDPTNFQFLSQEGRFSATIPYSPNDGSLVDSDVFEFTYTVEGIAPCAAEDVSTFRVEVVRDIQSGSPGSEFLCQSEMVAGGTWDRNISLATEYLANEDVEGTWSSDFDPSGQISGPGDDTINLYQAYLDYVTTFGPAIGCLSFSYTYTVEPRINLADCNEKESTITFTISEEIRPFSQTVAYEICEDAESPVSLDLYDQLEFTTEVWNNPSTGMDQNVLFDYPNDNCTNWELISGPSTLGILNNTGRVPGNSTIDWCSAFINGIGYTTNYRSRGRISFAGADPGTYVFRYTVLPSYHCQIVGSCNTDASCTHPCDIQTADVVVVIHPKNYAGEDTTDIEENQFCESDGTLVLTDLLNTNGTDTVYVGPDGVWTDLDTQTTIDNNFTIPEITTVTQDFNFEYNTITDEGCTDAALLSFRVFQQYDPGMDSSVDVCRDGGEIDLFTLIAGTPDTNGSWTGPDGYTSDTNTAPFDPSTNTTGDYIYTVPDNGLCLSAQAIITVSIGDADYAGEDVSGVELCDSAGSVNLFDLLDPDGTANVTQGGEFTDASNTVISNPFVFPAIDTQQTYEFTYTTTSTAGCTDQAILNFTVFEQKDAGIDAITEYCENEDMIVNLFSLLNGTPDDNGDWTGPDNYSASGSSAEINPTTAVSGVYTYSFAEVGGCAASTATVTVTVYEEVTAGAEINTSVCPGDYTLFLSDLLEDGATLGGEFIDLDTMLEVPGGTVEVASLGENTFSYLYIVENGTCPQDDTTITFTITARPEEPTVSNVAEFYCINDGITLGDLNVEGADEFAWFAFAEAGEELPLSTLLVDGEVYYLAALDDSGCESNRVPYEASVRPLSNDSCQIDITNGVSDNDDGINDDLSLGSLPDVFPNFDIQIFNRYGTIVYKGNRNTPLFNGSANTGSSLGNQLPTGVYFYIFYPNDMNSAPIDGTFYLSR; encoded by the coding sequence ATGGGGAAACTTTACTTTTTTTTAATATTATTACTAATTACAAGTGTTACTTCTTACAGTCAGTGTGCAGAAGAAGTGACTTATGTAGTATGTGATATGACTACTGTAGACGATGATGGTGATAGCATACCAGATGGTATCATTAATCTTTACGAAGAGCTTAGTGCAATTACTGGAACTACAATAAATGATACTGATGGTATGTTTTTGGATCCAGACTTCAACTTTGCTCTTGATCCTGGAGGCAATGGAGATCTTTATCTTTGGAATTTAGATAATTCTTCGGAATTTGAATCGAGCTATCAATTTCAATTTTTAGATTCTAGTTCTGGATGTCCAGATGATATCCGCTATTTGTTCAATATTGTATTAGGGCCTTTCGCTGGCACTCCTACACCGCAGTCTGGTTCTTCATCAGCAAATATAACTGTCTGTGAAGCGGGGCTTATAGATTTTGATTTGTTTCAAGTTTTTGAATCTAACCCAGCACCTCACGAGAATGGAGTATGGGCTTTCATAGGTAATGACGGGGATCCCACAAATTTTCAGTTCTTATCTCAAGAGGGTAGATTTTCTGCTACGATTCCTTACTCACCAAACGATGGAAGTTTAGTAGACTCAGATGTTTTTGAATTTACATATACTGTAGAGGGAATAGCACCTTGTGCAGCAGAAGATGTATCAACTTTTAGAGTAGAAGTAGTTAGAGATATTCAGTCAGGAAGTCCAGGATCTGAATTCTTGTGCCAATCAGAAATGGTTGCAGGGGGAACCTGGGATAGAAATATTTCTCTTGCTACAGAATATCTTGCAAATGAAGATGTAGAAGGGACTTGGTCAAGTGACTTTGATCCAAGTGGTCAAATTTCAGGACCTGGAGATGATACTATTAATCTTTACCAAGCATATTTAGATTATGTAACTACGTTTGGTCCAGCTATAGGTTGTTTATCTTTTTCATATACCTATACCGTTGAACCAAGGATCAATCTAGCAGATTGTAATGAAAAAGAGTCTACCATCACATTTACTATTTCAGAAGAAATTAGACCATTCTCGCAAACAGTAGCTTATGAAATTTGTGAGGATGCAGAGTCGCCGGTAAGTCTAGACTTGTACGACCAATTAGAATTTACAACTGAGGTATGGAATAACCCTTCTACAGGGATGGATCAAAATGTTCTTTTTGATTACCCTAATGATAACTGTACTAACTGGGAACTTATATCAGGACCCTCTACTTTAGGAATTCTTAATAACACAGGTCGCGTGCCAGGTAACTCTACCATAGATTGGTGTAGTGCTTTTATAAACGGTATTGGTTATACGACAAATTATAGGTCAAGAGGAAGAATAAGTTTTGCCGGAGCAGACCCTGGAACTTATGTTTTTAGATATACGGTATTGCCATCTTATCATTGTCAAATTGTTGGTTCATGCAATACAGATGCTAGTTGTACGCACCCTTGTGATATACAAACGGCAGATGTTGTTGTTGTTATACATCCTAAAAACTATGCTGGAGAAGATACAACAGATATCGAGGAAAATCAATTTTGTGAATCTGATGGCACGCTAGTATTGACAGACCTTCTTAATACAAATGGGACAGATACTGTTTACGTAGGACCTGACGGCGTTTGGACAGATTTAGACACTCAAACAACAATTGATAACAACTTTACAATACCCGAGATAACTACAGTTACACAAGATTTTAACTTTGAATATAACACTATTACTGATGAAGGTTGTACAGACGCTGCTTTATTAAGTTTTAGAGTTTTTCAACAATATGATCCAGGGATGGATAGCTCTGTTGATGTATGTAGGGATGGTGGTGAGATTGATTTATTCACATTAATAGCTGGAACTCCAGATACTAACGGAAGTTGGACAGGACCAGATGGATATACAAGTGATACAAATACAGCCCCATTTGACCCTTCGACAAATACAACTGGAGATTATATTTACACTGTTCCTGATAATGGGTTATGCTTGAGTGCCCAAGCAATAATAACAGTATCAATAGGCGATGCAGATTATGCTGGCGAAGATGTCTCTGGTGTTGAATTGTGTGATAGTGCTGGATCAGTAAATTTATTTGATTTGCTAGACCCAGATGGAACTGCTAATGTAACTCAAGGAGGCGAATTTACAGACGCCTCTAATACTGTCATTTCAAATCCATTTGTTTTTCCGGCTATAGATACTCAACAAACGTATGAGTTTACCTATACAACAACATCTACTGCAGGTTGTACTGATCAAGCAATTTTAAATTTTACTGTATTTGAACAGAAAGATGCAGGAATAGATGCAATTACAGAATATTGTGAGAATGAAGACATGATAGTAAACCTTTTTAGTCTTTTAAATGGTACACCTGATGATAATGGAGACTGGACTGGCCCTGATAATTATAGTGCATCTGGTTCTTCAGCAGAGATTAATCCAACAACTGCAGTAAGCGGCGTCTATACCTATAGTTTTGCAGAAGTAGGAGGGTGTGCAGCCAGTACAGCCACAGTAACAGTAACTGTTTATGAAGAGGTAACTGCTGGAGCAGAGATAAATACATCTGTGTGTCCTGGTGATTATACGCTTTTCTTGTCAGATCTATTAGAAGATGGAGCTACTCTTGGAGGAGAATTTATTGACCTCGATACGATGTTAGAAGTACCTGGTGGTACAGTTGAGGTAGCCAGTCTTGGTGAAAATACTTTTTCTTATTTATATATTGTTGAGAATGGTACCTGCCCACAGGATGACACAACCATAACATTTACTATAACAGCAAGACCTGAAGAGCCTACGGTATCAAACGTTGCAGAGTTTTACTGTATTAATGATGGAATAACTCTAGGAGATCTCAATGTTGAAGGAGCAGATGAATTTGCTTGGTTCGCTTTCGCGGAAGCGGGAGAAGAGTTACCGTTATCTACCTTATTAGTAGACGGAGAGGTATACTACCTTGCGGCTCTTGATGATAGTGGTTGTGAGTCTAATCGCGTACCATACGAAGCAAGCGTAAGGCCTCTATCAAATGACTCTTGTCAAATAGATATTACTAATGGAGTTTCAGATAATGATGATGGTATCAATGATGATTTAAGTTTAGGTTCGTTACCAGATGTCTTCCCAAATTTTGATATTCAAATTTTTAATAGATACGGTACGATTGTTTATAAAGGGAATAGAAATACTCCATTATTTAATGGAAGTGCAAATACTGGTTCTTCACTAGGGAATCAACTCCCTACAGGAGTATATTTCTATATCTTCTATCCTAACGATATGAATTCGGCTCCTATAGATGGTACTTTTTACTTAAGTAGATAA
- the dnaK gene encoding molecular chaperone DnaK: MSKIIGIDLGTTNSCVAVMEGNEPTVIPNAEGKRTTPSVIAFVEGGEIKVGDPAKRQAVTNPTKTIASIKRFMGNKYSESSKEADRSAYTVVKGDNDTPRVDIDGRLYTPQELSAMILQKMKKTAEDYLGQDVSRAVITVPAYFNDSQRQATKEAGEIAGLKVERIINEPTAAALAYGLDKKDTDQKIVVFDFGGGTHDVSILELGDGVFEVLSTDGDTHLGGDDVDQKIINWLAEEFKSEEDMDLRKDPMALQRLKEAAEKAKIELSSSTSTEINLPYVTATASGPKHLVRTLSRAKFEALIDDLVKRTIEPCQTALKSAGLSTGDIDEIILVGGSTRIPAVQAAVEKFFGKAPSKGVNPDEVVAIGAAIQGGVLTGDVKDVLLLDVTPLSLGIETMGNVFTKLIEANTTIPTKKSQVFSTAADNQPSVDIHVLQGERPMAADNKTIGRFQLTDIPPAQRGVPQIEVTFDIDANGIIKVSAVDKATGKSQDIRIEASSGLSEEEIAKMKAEAEANAESDKKAKETADKINEADGMIFQTEKQLTEFGDKLSDDKKKPIEDALAELKAAYETKSVDAITPALDKINEAWKVASEEMYKAQADAAGAGQPGPDAQAEPQGDASSDVEDVDFEEVK; this comes from the coding sequence ATGAGTAAAATAATAGGAATTGACTTAGGTACTACCAACTCGTGCGTTGCTGTAATGGAAGGTAACGAACCAACGGTTATACCTAATGCAGAAGGAAAACGTACTACACCATCAGTAATTGCATTTGTAGAAGGTGGTGAAATTAAAGTAGGTGATCCAGCAAAAAGACAAGCTGTTACAAACCCAACAAAGACAATCGCTTCTATAAAGCGTTTTATGGGTAATAAATATAGTGAGAGCTCTAAAGAGGCAGATCGCTCTGCGTACACTGTTGTAAAAGGTGATAATGATACTCCTCGTGTTGATATTGATGGAAGATTATATACACCACAAGAATTATCTGCTATGATTCTTCAAAAAATGAAGAAAACAGCAGAAGATTATCTTGGGCAAGATGTATCAAGAGCTGTAATTACAGTACCTGCTTACTTTAATGATTCACAAAGACAAGCTACTAAAGAAGCAGGCGAAATTGCAGGCCTTAAAGTAGAGCGTATTATCAATGAGCCTACTGCAGCAGCACTTGCATATGGTCTTGATAAGAAGGATACAGACCAAAAGATTGTAGTATTTGATTTTGGTGGAGGAACACATGATGTATCTATCTTAGAGTTAGGAGATGGTGTATTTGAAGTACTATCTACAGACGGAGATACGCACTTAGGTGGTGATGATGTAGATCAAAAAATAATTAATTGGCTAGCAGAAGAATTCAAATCTGAAGAAGATATGGACCTTCGTAAGGACCCTATGGCACTTCAAAGACTGAAGGAAGCTGCAGAGAAAGCTAAGATTGAGTTATCTTCTTCTACTTCAACAGAAATTAACCTTCCTTATGTTACAGCTACAGCAAGCGGACCAAAGCACTTGGTACGTACATTGAGCCGTGCAAAGTTTGAGGCTTTAATTGATGATTTAGTAAAGAGAACAATAGAGCCGTGTCAAACAGCACTTAAGTCTGCTGGATTAAGCACTGGAGATATTGATGAAATCATTTTAGTAGGAGGTTCTACACGTATTCCTGCAGTACAAGCAGCGGTAGAGAAGTTCTTTGGAAAAGCACCTTCAAAAGGAGTTAATCCAGATGAGGTTGTTGCAATTGGAGCAGCGATACAAGGTGGAGTATTAACAGGAGATGTAAAAGATGTTTTACTTCTTGATGTGACACCATTATCTTTAGGTATCGAAACAATGGGTAATGTATTTACAAAACTCATTGAAGCTAACACTACCATACCTACTAAGAAATCTCAAGTTTTCTCAACAGCAGCAGATAATCAGCCTTCTGTGGATATTCATGTACTTCAAGGAGAGCGCCCAATGGCAGCTGATAATAAAACAATAGGACGTTTTCAACTTACAGATATTCCACCAGCACAGCGTGGAGTACCACAAATTGAAGTAACTTTTGATATTGATGCCAATGGTATTATCAAAGTGAGTGCTGTAGATAAAGCTACTGGAAAGTCTCAAGATATTAGAATTGAAGCATCTTCTGGATTGTCTGAAGAAGAAATTGCAAAAATGAAAGCTGAAGCAGAAGCTAATGCTGAATCTGATAAAAAAGCAAAAGAAACGGCAGATAAGATCAATGAAGCTGATGGAATGATCTTCCAGACTGAAAAGCAACTTACTGAATTTGGTGACAAATTATCTGATGATAAGAAGAAGCCTATCGAAGATGCTCTTGCAGAATTAAAAGCTGCTTATGAGACAAAATCTGTAGATGCGATTACTCCTGCTCTTGATAAAATCAATGAAGCTTGGAAAGTTGCTTCTGAGGAGATGTACAAAGCTCAAGCAGATGCAGCTGGAGCTGGGCAACCAGGACCTGATGCACAGGCAGAACCACAAGGTGATGCTAGTTCTGATGTAGAAGACGTAGACTTTGAAGAAGTGAAGTAG